The following proteins come from a genomic window of Pirellula staleyi DSM 6068:
- a CDS encoding YwqG family protein yields the protein MDPIVEQLQTALRSDVAKSRYLSSYPLDSLALPSIRLMTESVAQIELGLGESRIGGLPDVPPKFVWPRWKPRLPRQDRYNAIWDPEDPQPLSFIAQIDLDSLPSIDNALPSRGFLYFFYDGFCEPWGFEPNDRGSCRVMYFDIDREDLSRAKYPADLPEEFRYSPTRVSTSIELTLPNYADDIPEKPPASEKYQDLRESLAAEPRDVQHRLLGHPQVIQSPMEISVQEATSGYQQKELATYDDEIVGEVLKGAVDWRLLLQIDSDDNPGWMWGDSGRLYFWIRQQDLATKNYASAWLILQSS from the coding sequence ATGGACCCGATTGTCGAGCAACTTCAGACAGCGCTGCGCAGCGACGTGGCGAAGTCGCGTTACTTGAGCAGCTATCCGCTCGACTCCCTGGCGCTCCCGTCGATTCGACTGATGACGGAAAGCGTGGCCCAGATAGAACTCGGACTTGGCGAGTCACGCATCGGAGGCCTTCCCGATGTGCCACCGAAGTTTGTCTGGCCGCGCTGGAAACCCCGTTTGCCACGCCAAGATCGATACAACGCAATTTGGGACCCCGAAGATCCGCAGCCCCTTTCGTTCATCGCGCAGATCGATCTCGATTCGCTTCCGTCGATCGACAACGCGCTCCCTTCGCGCGGGTTTCTCTATTTCTTCTACGACGGCTTTTGCGAACCGTGGGGCTTCGAGCCGAACGATCGTGGCTCGTGCCGCGTGATGTACTTTGATATCGATCGCGAGGATTTGAGCCGAGCCAAGTATCCAGCCGACTTGCCCGAGGAGTTTCGGTACTCACCGACCCGCGTGTCGACGAGCATCGAACTCACCCTCCCGAATTATGCCGACGATATTCCCGAAAAGCCCCCGGCCAGCGAGAAGTATCAAGACCTGCGCGAATCGCTCGCTGCCGAGCCCCGCGATGTGCAGCATCGCTTGCTGGGTCACCCGCAAGTGATTCAAAGCCCGATGGAGATTTCCGTCCAAGAGGCGACGAGCGGCTATCAGCAGAAAGAACTGGCGACCTACGACGACGAAATCGTGGGTGAGGTGCTGAAAGGGGCGGTCGATTGGCGACTCTTGCTGCAGATCGACAGCGACGATAACCCCGGCTGGATGTGGGGAGATTCGGGGAGGCTGTACTTCTGGATTCGCCAGCAGGATCTGGCGACGAAGAACTATGCGAGCGCCTGGCTGATCCTGCAAAGCAGCTGA
- a CDS encoding transglycosylase, whose product MEENNEFLQNVSQWANDVLVWIGFGTLAGLLAKAIMPGKDPGGAVATLAMGIGGTVIGCGVLTFFSPQGTRVTPISVAGFAVATAGSFVILFFYKLLGGYYFREGDGPIVRNRPRRKAALRRPAAVVYEDEV is encoded by the coding sequence ATGGAAGAGAACAACGAGTTTCTGCAGAACGTGTCGCAGTGGGCCAACGATGTGCTCGTTTGGATCGGCTTTGGAACCCTGGCTGGACTCCTCGCCAAGGCGATCATGCCGGGCAAAGACCCGGGGGGAGCTGTCGCGACCCTCGCCATGGGGATTGGCGGCACCGTGATCGGCTGCGGCGTACTGACTTTCTTCAGCCCCCAAGGGACACGGGTCACGCCCATCAGTGTGGCTGGCTTTGCCGTGGCCACGGCTGGATCGTTTGTGATCCTGTTTTTCTATAAACTCTTAGGTGGCTATTACTTCCGCGAAGGGGACGGCCCGATTGTGCGGAACCGCCCACGCCGTAAAGCGGCCCTGCGACGCCCCGCCGCTGTCGTTTACGAAGACGAAGTCTAA